Proteins encoded together in one Microcebus murinus isolate Inina chromosome 18, M.murinus_Inina_mat1.0, whole genome shotgun sequence window:
- the TMEM100 gene encoding transmembrane protein 100, whose amino-acid sequence MTEEPIKEILGAPKAPMPVTPEKNPKSEVVVPTVPLVSEIQLMAATGGAELSCYRCIIPFAVVVFIAGVVVTAVAYSFNSHGSIISIFGLVVLSSGLFLLASSALCWKVRQRSKKAKRRESQTALVANQRSLFA is encoded by the coding sequence ATGACTGAAGAGCCCATAAAAGAGATCCTGGGAGCCCCAAAGGCTCCCATGCCGGTGACACCAGAGAAGAACCCCAAGAGCGAAGTTGTGGTCCCCACAGTGCCCCTGGTCAGTGAGATTCAGCTGATGGCCGCGACAGGGGGTGCTGAGCTCTCCTGCTACCGCTGCATCATCCCCTTTGCCGTGGTCGTCTTCATCGCGGGCGTCGTGGTCACCGCGGTGGCGTATAGCTTCAATTCCCATGGCTCCATCATCTCCATCTTTGGCCTGGTTGTTCTGTCATCTGGACTTTTTTTATTAGCCTCCAGCGCCCTGTGCTGGAAGGTGAGACAAAGGAGCAAGAAGGCCAAGAGACGGGAGAGCCAGACAGCTCTCGTGGCAAACCAGAGAAGCTTGTTTGCTTGA